The Leptodactylus fuscus isolate aLepFus1 chromosome 1, aLepFus1.hap2, whole genome shotgun sequence nucleotide sequence GACTGGAAGTAGGCCGAAAGAGCCTGCCACTAAGGTAAGCAGCAAGTAAGCCAGGCTAGGCTGCAAGCACGGCCCAAAACAAGGCTGCAAAAACGCAGTCTAACCGCAAGCGGGCGGAAGACTGACCGGGCCAGGCCGCACTGCGGCTGACTGACCAGATAGGCAGCCCGCAAAGCCGAACTTTCTTCTCACTTTTCTGCCCTAGGCAGAAAATCAAAGAAAATTAACAAAAGAAAACGAACTGGGACCTCGTACACAGGCCGAGGAGAGGTAACAAAACCCAGTCAAGGAGGACACAAAGTCcgaaggacagaaaaaaaacacacgggGGGAGGCTCTAGTGCCCTCTTATAAGGCCTAGTTatgcatatttaaattaattgctgattaaaatattccatctgtcctaccagcacgcaggagcagaaataccccacattgtgctgctgtatgacaACAGGGAATGTGTGTGTTTTAGATACTGTATAGCATATTTTTGTGGGACCCTGAGCAGTTGAATTATCTTAGCAAGTAGTGAGGGTATATTTTGTATTTTCCGAAGGAGTAACTGAGGAACAGGGCACTGTCAGCCCCTCCGCATAAAGGAACTAATGTAATGTGGCGGGACATCTGCGTTGGAAGCCTTTGGCGGAGGACAGAGGACATGAGCAGGGCAGCTTGGATGTGGACCCGCTGTCCCCAGAAGAGTGTCAGGTGCGAACTCACTGGTTTTCTTGCTTGCGTGGAGATCGCCAGCAGTATGTGTCAACTGCCCACGTCCCGGAGCAAATTGTGTAGGTAGAAACGGTGCAGCGTTGGCATCCTGGCCGGAGCGATTGAGCGTGGGTAAGGGTGGCCACTGGAGTAGGTAAGCCTAAAGTGCGTGGCCAAGGTCACCAAAAACATGTAAATGTTAGTCACTGGGGTTAGGGGGCTACCCCGGAGGAGAGCAATGCGAGTAAATGGTAAGGAGTCTCGTGGATTATAGAGCTGCTGTTATCAGTCTTGGGTTTCTGAGCCTTCTGCCAAGAAGCCATGTCAGTTAGCGTGAGGAAAAGTAGTCTATGTTTTAATCCAGTCCAaatgtgtaccccccaaaagaaaaaatgtataaaacttaacctttaacaTATCTGATTAAAAGGTTAATATCCACTTTTGGCCCCCTGGTATAAAATGTATTTTCCGGCTTCTAATACCATAAACCCTATTCAAGGTCACCGTTCACTCTGCGATATGTTTGTATGAGCAGTATATCATATGGAGACTAGCAGGTGGTTAGGGTCATTTGAGTGCATAGTATATATCCACTCCCAATCCAATTACAACACCTCATATCCTGAGCCGTCcaaattaaccccttaaaaaaactcCTAGCTGGGTGTTACATTGATAGCCCAAGTTAATTATGTGCTAATTTCCATGTACTAGTTCAGACCAGTTTTAGCTCCCCTGCCGATTCCCTTGCTCCACCCCAAACCAGAGTAGATTAAAGTGCCTATTTCTAAATCATAGCAGGATACGGATATCTCCTACCTATAAGACTACATATCTGTGCCAGCTAGTCTATAATAATTATGTTTTAATCCAGACTGGAAACTATGTTTGtgacaaatttcagccaaatacgTCGAGGCGTTTATGCGGCATTGAAGAACAAACAGCTaaacatgcaaacacacaaacaaCCATACACCCAAACTTTGCAGGTACCTGctgctttagaaaaaaaattgcgtTGATTATGGCTTATGTACCCTGCTTACCTCTTTCTTTGTTTCTCTATCCCCTtatactttacataaaaatataaaaagaaaacagttaaaaataaaatttacgaAACGGTGTGTAacgattgtattattattattcttttttttataaatgtagattgttgtgagccccacatagagctcacaatgtacatttttttccccatcattatgtcttttttgaatatgggatggaaatccatgcaaacacggggaaaacatacaaactccttacagatggttttttgcctatggtgggatttgaacaccaggactccagcgctgcaaggctgcagtgctaaccactgagccactgtgtggccccagatTGTGTTTTATTCTTATACTAATTGTCAATAAAATGAATTTCAAGTAAAATATCCCTGTATGACCTGTCTTGTATGAACTAGAATTTACAGAAGTGATTACAAGATTTTACACACTGGACATGAAACTGTCATGCTCCGTATAAGTTCTTTTATGTGCAActagaaacgaatattgaatattttactgtccgctcatctctaatgaagacctATTAAATtatactaaaagaaaaaaaaattgtgttgattACGGCTTATGTACCCTGCTTACCTCTTTGTATCCCCTtatactttacataaaaatattaaaaaaacagttAAAAACAAAATTTACAAAATGGTGTGCAACGATTGTATTTTATTCTTATACTAATTGTCAATCAAATGAATTTCAAGGAAAAAATCCCTGTATGACCTGTCTTGTATGAAATGAAATTTACAGAAGTGACTACAAGATTTTACACGCTGGACATGAAACTGTCATGCTCCGTATAAGTTCTTTGATGTGCAACTAGAGATGCCTTTACagtaaaagatttcccacatgGACATGAATATGCCTTCTTCcctggtttctctcctgtgtgaattctctgatgtctaacaagctcttatttaaagaaaaatatattcCCACATTCTAGACATGAATAAGGCTCCTTTCCTGTGTGAACCTTCTGATGTGACTTCAGGGCTGACTTTTGGATAAAACATTTTCCGCATGCGGTACATGAAAATGCCTTCTCCGCTGATGCGTAATTAAAGTTGATCTAAGACTGAAACTTTTTGCACAgtttgaacatgaaaatggcttctctcccgtaTGAACTCTTTTATGGTCGGCAAGATATGATTTCcgactaaaacatttcccacattctgaacataaaaatggcttctctcctgtgtgaattctttgatggatAACAAGGTATGATTTTTGAGCAAAACAAgccccacattcagaacatgaaaacggcttctctcctgtatgagttTTTTGATGTTCAGCAAGACTTGCTttccaagtaaaacatttcccacattctgagcatgaaaatggcttctctcctgtgtgaattttttgatgataGAGAAGACCTGATCTCTcactataacatttcccacattctgagcatgaaaatagcttctctcctgtgtgaattttctgatgatgGTGAAGACTTGATCTCTCACTataacacttcccacattctgagcatatataaggcttctctcctgtgtgagtgtTTTTATGGTCAATAAGAAttgatttccgagtaaaacatttcccacattctgagcatgaatatggcttctctcctgtgtgaattattTGATGTCTCAGAAGAGCTGATttatctgtaaaacatttcccacattcggtGCATGAATTTGACTTATCTCCATTGTGAAATCTTAGATGTCTTACAAGAGAAGATTTAtctgtataacatttcccacaatctgaacatgaatgtggcttctctcctgtgtgaattttttgatgtctaacaagatttgatttcacaCTAAAACATTTGTTACATTTTAGGCATGAAAATACCTTTGCTCCTGTCTGAGCTCGACGTTGTTTAACAAGATTTAATTTATTGCTGTGATGTTTCCTACTTTCTAGACACGAGACTGTCTCAGCTTCTCTGTGATGtatctgatgtttaacaagatatgATTTATGGGTAAAACCTTTACCACATTCCGAGCatgtaaatggcttctctcctgtgtgagttctttgatgtgtaaTTAGAGAAGACGTATGACGGAAGCACtgtccacattctgaacatgaatatggcttctctcctgtgtgaattctctgatgtttaacaagatctgctttaaaggaaaaacatttcccacattctgagcatggaaatggcttctccccggtgtgaATTTTTCGATGATTAACAAGAGTTGATTTATAGTTAAAAGATTTTCCACATTCCAAACATGAAAACGGACGCTCTccagtgtgaattctttgatgagcAACAAGAGTTGCTTTTTGAGTAAAacttttgccacattctgaacatgaaaatagtTTTGCCCCTGTGTAAATTTTCTGATGTACAACATCCTTACTGTGACTTTTACTATCCTTCACAGTCAGTGATGAAGCAGAAGATTGGACGGGTATAAAGGGATCAAATGATAGATCTTTGTTGTGACGGGCTGAGGATATATCTGAGGTAatcacatgttcttcatatggatcttgtgtgataccatgatcctctgctttataatctgtagagatAAGAtatccctctgagctcctggtacagtcatctgtgaAAAATAATTCATAATTTGTTTATAAAAATTTATATTGATACTCAATTAGTATCTAAGACAGTGGTGGCAAAACCGGTGACAATCTAATAATAGACTGCAGAAGACGGAGGATGTCAGGCTACCAAAAATGATCAACAATAACAATAAGGGCAAGTCCATAGAGAAATATACATTACATCACGTCACTGCCCTACCTAGATACAACACTCAATATTCCATAgtagaagaaaaaaacaacaagaaaTTAAAGTAAAATCAAGTAAGAGCTGTGAATTGTTTTACAACCAGGTCTACACTATATGGGCAACCTCTCAAATCGGCGGAGCTCCGACAATTTACCTAGTCTTATCTAAATGTACAGCACAAGACAGAGTATGAAAGCAGTAAAAGTTCTAACACTAGATGTGAGGTTTAGCTCGTCTGCCAAGCCCACAATGACCAGATCATCTCATACCTGTGCTGGTGGAGGTGCAGGCTGAATAAGCTGTGACAATATCGAGCAAgactctttttatttttttatttctgcttCAATCTCTGGCTAACAAAAATGGGAGGCCGATTCAGAGCGGAATTTGTGAGGTGGAATATGGCTGAAATCAGCAAGAAATTCCGCTATGTGTTAACATCAGAGACGAAGCTTGGGCATCTCGAAAGCGGTTGTAGTAATCCAAATTAGTATAATGGACCCAGTAGAACCAGATTTATTATCCTGCAGGCATTACTCCTACCAACAGTAAGACAGTAAGAAAAGAACCACCCATGTAGATATACATCCATCTTTGAATTGTATGGTTTTACATACAGGACATAATTTTATAAAATCTGGTAtatagaaggtcttaaaattaggtacaCACAACCTCAAATGAACAACATCACATGACAATGAGACATTGTGTTTATATATTTTCATAAAAACTAAGCCAAAATGAGGAAGCAAGGTGTTTAAAACCTTCTATAGGAATTAAGAAGGTAAGTATTTGCcacaatgccaaggaggaaagacattagCAGTGATCTTAGAGTAATTGCTGCCACCCATCAATTTGGAAAGAGTTATAAAGGCCATTGCCAAACAATTGGAGGTCCATGAATCTACAGTGAGAAGGATTATTCACAAATGGAAAACAATTAAGACACTTGACAATCCTCTCAAGAGTAGATGTCTCAACAAATTCAACCCAAGGTCAGACTATGCAGTGCATGCTAACAAATCGACAACACAATGGCTAAAAAAAGAAGAGATCGATGGCTCAGTCTAGACTTTAACCGAATGGAAATGCCACGGTGGTACCTTCAGTGAATGACCAGAAACCTCAAAGAAGAGTGGACTAAAATTCCTCGAGAACAATGAAAAAGTCACACGGGAAGTAATCCACTTCAGGTTATTGCTGGTTCTATAGGATAGTGATGCATCAGGTGCCCTTGGATTTTCTCACATGGCTTTTCCTTTTTGGCTTTCTTGTTGATAAATAATGAAACGTTACAATCTATTGTGTCTTTCCATTCATGAGTGTTTggatttacctaattttaagatcTCCTAAGGCCCAGAGCACCTGTGTAAATCAATGAGGGCCGCTATGTAGACCTTGCAGGCTTAAAGAggtccaggaattacagatttTTGCCAGCAGGCCTGAGAAGgtgaaaaattaaagacaaaaaccatactcgcctgtcctcaGAGGACTCCGGTGTCTCCCATCACTGTCCAGTCCAACTTATTCCAGTGGAAGTCTTTGCTGAATGTAAAGTTCTGGATGAAGCAAATCTATGGCCTAAGGAATGGAACCGGGACGTCACAGTTGACGTATGTAGGTATAGAAGCCTTTCCTTAGgtggctgattggcctcagtggtcaactgtggcaaggacttctgccagaaaatGCCCCGAACGCTGCTGGACTGGACAGATGAAGGGAAAGAGTTGATGGAAAAAGCttacatgtcacatacatgtGTGTTTGGGTGGGATAAAAGATTTCATGATGGACAACAGGATGGCTACTCTTCCTATACAGAGCTAAAGAACCGATTTAGTAACTCTACCTTCTCGTGGTTGACCAAAGACCAACACCTGGACTCCATTAATCAGGGGTTTGGACTGTCCTGACCTAGTTTTGTAGTATTTGCATTTAATGAAATTTTGGGGACTTTTTATTTTACTCTCATTAGTAACCTACCTTttagagccccttcacacggagtatacgctcgctgattctgaacatgttttacgttccaaatcagcggtgttaaaacagatcccattgctttctatgggttccggcatacgcgtgtatcacattgacagcaatagggaaaaaagcagcccattcatttccatggggagcgcacgtatgccggctcccatagaatgcaatgggatctattttaacgccgctgattcagaacgtaaaacacgttcagaatcagcgactgtatactccgtgtgaagaggcccttattttgtatattgtacatTTAACTGACACCTATTAGACCCTGTTTCTGGATTGACCTAATATTCATCCATAAATGATAGCCTGGAAGCTGCTGTTAGACTACCTGTCTATCAGACCCTAGGAACCCAGGAGTCGTATTGTGGTGGGATAAGCAGGGGAGAGAAGGGGGGGGGATCCCCTCAAATTGAAAAGCTGAAAAAGGACAAAAGTGAGTTGCTGAATAaggagaatcagtgacccttctgtgctttatatagtggtgactcctcacctgggcgggtccctgtaggaatgtcctcctcacactcctcatcaccactcacatagggctcttcctttattctcatagatatagcattcatgtcgctcacatctttatcctgatggaaaatctgtgaaacaaataatgtaaaagtcaccggacaaaggGGAAGTCACAAAGAATGTTCTAGATGAGCAGAAAAGATCATGGAAAGATCATGGTGCATGGTGGCCAAAATGACCTGACAAAA carries:
- the LOC142190910 gene encoding uncharacterized protein LOC142190910, whose amino-acid sequence is MNAISMRIKEEPYVSGDEECEEDIPTGTRPDDCTRSSEGYLISTDYKAEDHGITQDPYEEHVITSDISSARHNKDLSFDPFIPVQSSASSLTVKDSKSHSKDVVHQKIYTGAKLFSCSECGKSFTQKATLVAHQRIHTGERPFSCLECGKSFNYKSTLVNHRKIHTGEKPFPCSECGKCFSFKADLVKHQRIHTGEKPYSCSECGQCFRHTSSLITHQRTHTGEKPFTCSECGKGFTHKSYLVKHQIHHREAETVSCLESRKHHSNKLNLVKQRRAQTGAKVFSCLKCNKCFSVKSNLVRHQKIHTGEKPHSCSDCGKCYTDKSSLVRHLRFHNGDKSNSCTECGKCFTDKSALLRHQIIHTGEKPYSCSECGKCFTRKSILIDHKNTHTGEKPYICSECGKCYSERSSLHHHQKIHTGEKLFSCSECGKCYSERSGLLYHQKIHTGEKPFSCSECGKCFTWKASLAEHQKTHTGEKPFSCSECGACFAQKSYLVIHQRIHTGEKPFLCSECGKCFSRKSYLADHKRVHTGEKPFSWAKLFSCSECGKSFTQKATLVAHQRIHTGERPFSCLECGKSFNYKSTLVNHRKIHTGEKPFPCSECGKCFSFKADLVKHQRIHTGEKPYSCSECGQCFRHMSSLITHQRTHTGEKPFTCSECGKGFTHKSYLVKHQIHHREAETVSCLESRKRYNIKLNLVKQHRAQTGTTVCSCPKCNKCFCAKSSLVRHQKIHTGEKPHSCSDCGKCFIQKSHLVNHKNTHVGEKPYSCTECGKCYTDKSSLVRHLRIHNGDKSNSCPECAKCFTDKSALLRHQIIHTGEKPYSCSECGKCFAQKSILIDHKNTHTGEKPYVCSECGKCYSERSSLHHHQKIHTGEKPFSCSECGKCFTWKSSLAEHRKTHTGEKPFSCSECGACFARKSDLVTHQRTHTGEKPFLCSECGKCFSRKSYLANHKRAHTGEKPFSCSNCGKCFTFRSNLITHQRRSHFHVQYAENVLSKSQP